TAGCAATATTTATgctttattgtttatatattgacAGTACAAATTACAAAGAAAACATCTTACATCATGAACAAAATCTAAACATTAATGACAATGCTGGCTAAACATATCAAAAGTGTCCTATGTCTTAACACTGTCCTTATTATTTAACGCTTACTGCATTAATGCTAGTAAAtagtatttacataaaaaaaatgtaaaaagcgGCAAATACTCctttatattgatatttttaaattaattaaaaatggtACTTAATTTAATTAAGTCCCGttgcatgtaataaaatattttatacataatcAAAAATGTTTTCACTTTATTATTGAGATACACTTCCTAAACTTTCGTAAAACATTCTGTGTACCATTCCTCAATGTTTCTAGGACAaagatcttttttatttataacataCTTAAAGTAATCATTTTTGCAATGTTTTTTAACAAACGCTGCACAATCATTTACTAAACTAACAAACACAATCTTTTTCAtgatattcaaatcaaattcaaaCCAACCGTGTTCATCAGTCAACAGGTAATAACCCACCATGCTTTCACAGTATTTCGATAAATCCTCATCTTCGAATTCAGGAGCATAACATTCCTTTAAAGAATCTAATAGTTCCTTgtcaacatttttaacatttattcttCCATCTCTGAGACAAATATACGATAATACCAAAAACTTCCCTCTTTCTTCTACTGTTTCTGCTTTTTTTATCGAAGAGATTTCTTCACTTATCAATTTCAGTGGATGACTAAgacatttcttcattttttcaatgCTTGGCTGTTTGTACATCCATGAAACAAATGCCGGAAAACCAATGCACGCATGTGATGTTACCAGTATTTCATTTTGCAATTCAATCAGTTTCTCCATTTGTTCGCAGGATACATCATATCGcgtttttaaagtgtttaacaTAGTGAATTTCTCACTCTCTTCTCTTTTATCTAAATCTACATGCACTTTATAAAACTTATGGTCAAATTCGTCTTGATTACACATCCAAGTATATGAAGGAATGGTGATGAtaacaggattttttttaaccctATCTAAAAACTCATTGAGAGCATCAAGAGTTTCTTTGAATTTCTCATACAATTGTAACTCATAAAATATGTCATCGATTATATAGATATCTATTTTGTCACTCGCTCCAAAATACAATTGACTGAGACTACAAATTACAGACCTTTCCTTTATGTTGCCATCCATGTGTAGATCATTGACTAAAGATTTCgctaaaaatgttttaccaGATCCCTGAACTCCTGTAATCACTACCATGCATTCCTTAGTAAGAAAGTCTTTCGCTTtatcaaacacatttttttgtcTTTGGGCTCGGTTTGTTGTTTCTATAGGAGGTCCTTGGATCAGATCTATGGATTCTTCATTTCGTGTACCAACATTTCTATTAGGTTGTCGACGACCTATGTATTGTTTGAAATGTGAAAATACATAAACAAGTTTcacttttgttaaaaacattaaaagtaaaaacaccGATTTTCTTAGTTTGCAAAAAATCTAATTGTCAAAAAGATGATAGCCAGGTGTTCAgaaacaaattgaaattaaaaaaaaaacattctttttaatattataagagcatgtctacgagaaaaccatgcaaaagaTGGTGGGAGCAAGGTTCATTGATcaacttcatattttgtgtgtaacagtgtgcatctatatgaattaatttgccacaaaaaatgttttgatgtgGCCAGTCTAAACTTGGTTCTGCAgcactgttactaaaaatagcagTTTGAcccttttaagaataaaattttgcaTAATTCACACCAAATTGTTGTTAAGAAATCTGAGtttagtataaatataaattcaaaaagtcatttataATTAGCACTGATATGATACACTTGTCTAAATCATTATGTgagaattcaaaatattttttctgttaagTGCAGATAGTAGGTCACGAATCTGGTATGTTtccaactttttgtaaaattgtaaaaatatacaatttttaaattcttaaaagtCAGAAAGTGGCACTTTAAATTCAGTAAATCCTTTTCTAGTTATAAAAGGACATTTATCTTTACGATATATCAAAAATCTGTCTTTGTACTCtcaataatattgcaaatatattgtcttaaagttggacatttttctacttttaaaactCTCCAGAATCTGTAGTTTAGCGTTACTTTTACATTGTCACAAGTATATTATGGGGAAAATCCCGACATATTCGCGagccaaacaatattttactgaaCTGGAGGGTTGCTTTGACacatttcaggtttttttttaatcaatgccATTTACACACGAGAAATCATGGGAAAATGggaatttgaatatacatgtaagctgaAGTGGacttaactatttttttaaaatcttagaTATCTCActattaatgaaagaaaaagaaagcaGCCAAGTTTACATACCTACCACATCCCAATATTTGCCAGTGCTTCAcattaagggtgttgtttactcagggtttgagttctcaaattcggattgttaaaaagttcaatgtaatgagcaaaatttgttttaaacaaaaaaagtattaataaaatgaattattattaacaaaacatttgatatttttactttattacgtaattaggctcaaacaaaaatagactttaagccaaacagaggaaattcgaactaaattttgcagattttattttccactaaaacatttttggcagtactctaatattgaaagttaagattatatattttagtctatataacttttcatattttcagctggttttacctcacttattcattaaaataattgtatggcacgaattgcaaaaatattaaaaaatgcttaaaaacgataaaagacaccatatctcaaaattttgatcattgacctcatataaattatatgccaacagaataaggtcaatataagtagttcaatgCTATAAATCTtcttgtattatcatcattcaattatttgtaaacttaaatcaaaaatgggtaggaatttgaaaactgatagaggaaattcggactggaatatttttcCAAATTGTAGCTGGAATCTTAATGTTTTGTACCTTTTTAGtgccactgccattcataaaatgtatctaaatttttaaagtgttttattatttgaaaaatatttacaattaagaaaatttcaattgtagtgtaaaattttatgggatttttcttgatttttcaaaaaatattcaatggccatttactcaaaaagtaggtcattgacctacttttttgaaagtgaaaaataacactacaatcaaaggtctataacatacaatagatggggtctcattatcatcagtggaattttttttcattctgagtaaacgtcatccttaagacAGGGAGAGTATCCAATTAGATACACGAATGAATAATTACAGGTGCAAAAACTACAaaattcaaagtactgaagtacttaaagccgggctcttttggtgtgtaatACTACAGATtgacaatctctctctctctctctctctctctctctctctctctctctctctctctctctctctctccgccAATTCGATAAAcatagtgatacatgtattgatcttttcatttttttatacttgaactagtgattttttaattcagaaaGTAGGACCAAATTtcaaccccaccccccccccccccaaaaaaaaatacaaatttaaaacaaaaaatacaaaaaaacccaaaacaagcaagcaaacaacaacaaaaaaccacaACAAAACATAAAGATCACCtccatggaaaaaaaatattaaacatgtcatatatttgttgaatttaacatacattttttgaaaatgtggaAGTAGTGTGGAACCCACTGCCAATGGAAGTCCATCACATTATATGATCATAAAATAAGGTAGATTTGGTAGCTATTTTTGTCTGACAGTATAAAGGATTGAACTTTTATTGTTTGAGGGGTAGAGGGACCCAATATCAAGTCTGAAacattgttaataaaaatataatacatcataaatcacgcttaaaatttgtaaatatcagCAAAATATCAGCGTAATATAATAtagaaacatgttttattagcatttcattttctcaatttttttaatcacaagacAATAAGAGAGTGTACgaattttgacttttttattagACTGCTTCATAATTCTGGGACCAGGTCTTCTTATGATGGGTTATGATTAGATAACATCCCAAATAACAATTCAACAAAAACAAGTTATGCTGTCTATATTAATATTTGGGATAACTTTTTATAGTTTATGTCTATATTTATATGCGGTTTTTGCAGGTTGAGATCCCCGGGGGAAAGGGTAACCTAACACCTCCTTTTTTCcttaacaactgtattttaattttaagaaaaaggtacaaactttaattttttccaagagTAGATAAACTGCTAAAAGAGAGGTAGGGAGTAGAGCTCTTAATTAATTTCAGATGTACTTACTGTGTTACATTCTCAAGAACTAAACAAACCCTGGCCCCCTCCCCGTCATTTCAAGATTCCATGAATATTATAACTTAGAAAAAAGTCTGatttataaaaacatatgtaaaaaGGAGGATCGAATGTATGAACTATAGCttacatttttactttaaaaattcaaacagtCAAAATGAATGCTTATAGGAGTCTAACCTTAACATCTGCAGGGTGGTTTATAGATGGCCAGTAAAATATACACGTACTGAAATATGATGTCTTTTGCAGCAGACTCCGATGATAACGATGAAAAATTGCACGAGGCATTCCTAGTGAATTCCGAATGATTTCAAcgtaaaaagaataattttaccgtgaccaggctacgctcaggtcaaACCGGGTCCGTaagacatctgtcattttaacgatatatCATTCTACCTAATTTTAACATACCCCACTATAAATTAAATCTGTGTAAGAAATCAGGTTTTTTATTTGTGGATTTTTTCGAGTAATATTTGATAATCTGTGAATGagattatcttggaaaatttccccctcatttattttaattgcacttctattacaggtttgtatattttgattaaaaatcgtccaaatgtgcttctttttaaaaatatatcggaaCAGAAAATAGCAGTTTATAGACTAAATACAAGTCTTCATCAAACTTCAATATGTGATATAGTGAATAACACTAACAAGATGGGGCaatttttgtgcaattaaaTTATCATTCAGTACCATAATATTTAGTATCAACCCTCACAGCAATTCTCAATAAGTTACTTTGCCTGAACGTCAACTTAAATAGCTTTGTCAACATTCTGACTAGTTTACCTTCTCTACAAAAGAGCCcaacagggctcacaattctaaCAGTAGTAATGAAATGCAAATGTAAtgaataagaattatttttgaaacaatgataaaaactaaaaaaaaatttaatttaaagcaaaataaggtttttttcatgtttaattacaaatattgaATTCAGTGTATTAAAATcgcttgtaaaataaaattttaaaaaccaacaaatttttatttaatttgaaaatgggatgtttttgttaatttattactttttagtcCTTGAGAGTCCAAAGATGGATTTTATCTATTTGTAACAATACATTAGACAGTTTCTCATTaacacaaattttcaaaaaaaaatgtgcCACTTTCTGAGATattctttctgaaaaattgacaaataggtataattatcatttcttggcATCCTGCCAACATTTACACCCTTGGGACTTAATGGTGTaaatagaaatatgaaaaaaatatgcaacgatTAAAGGTTTGAGCTTCTTCTTTAAGAAAATAgtcttatttttcaaacattatttaaacattttgcaattaattactaaatttgacaatttttctctTAACTTTTCTGGGTTTTAGAGGCTAATTAACCAGAATGCAATACTGGCcgttactataaatagaaacatccagtgcaaaaacaaacatcatataTCTAAATATAGATGTGTATCCTTTAAgtctatgataaaattttgttcattcttGAGACTTGTTGCCACTgcttttttccatatttgcatggttttctcgtagacatgatttaagtaaataaaaaaagaggcCCACTTGCCTTGACAGTCAGCCAAATATCAGAACCCGTAGAATGACAGTTCAGAGTGTGGCATGTTTGCATTTTACAATGTAAGCTTTACTTGAAGTCTAAACTCTAGACTCCTCTGACCGCCACCCTACTTTTAGTATTTGATCTTTGAAAATcaattattcatgaaaatattgatggagggaggggaggggggggggttggttgaTTCGGGTTCAAAAGTCGGATTATATATACCTTAGCTCCAAATTGTAAAGATTTGGTAAAGAGAAATCTCGTGGCCTTTAAGGGGATCTAAATTCtatttgagatcaaaatttataaattaattttttgtttacttcttattgtttacttgtgcattttcAAGCAATCGCCCAAAGTTTGAATGTTATAGGTCATGCTAGACATAGaaataagaaattattaattatgtaaacaaagctcgagtcttttattattatcaaaaattatacaaaatacagAAATTACCATCTCATTTACAAAATGAATCttgcaaaacaaaataaacttgtCCATTGAGTTCATAAACCATATTTTTAACAGAGAAGCtacatttgaatgaaaaatattattactACACATGtgaaaacaataacaagactcaagttttgtttacataacaaagaattgctTGTAACTCAATAACtgagtttcaaattttctaGGAATCGTTAATTAAACccatatttatcattttatatactaaaatcagaaaaaataaagttttaatattttgagcttAAATCGTTTCCCTTTAAAAGccaattttttataaatgtaacagtttcatttataattacaAAGCACAATACAAAACACCTTATTTTTACTAGTAGATAACAGACAGGGCATTAAAGTagattttctattaaaaaacatACACTGCCCAGAACAAATATTCTAACCTCACATGTAATACAAAACTTGAAGAAATAGAACCCccattctctctctcttgtagGTACAATTATGTGTAGTAGTGTACAGTGGAGTACAGTAGAGTGATGTGGGAGACAGTAGGGTAGAGTACATGTAACTCTGTACCGTAGATGTACAATGGATTTCCAGTAGGGTACAATGATTAAGCAGTAAATGTCAGACGATGTCGGTCAATTTCTGGGatcatgaatatattttgaattcagtagggTGTGCAAGTAAAGAAAAATGGTTTTCAATAATTTGGCATTCTCTGCATATTTGGTCCCGTCTATGAGATCCGGGGTCAAGGCCGTCATTTCTTTTAGGTTTAGATTCCCCTTTTCATTGAGTCGCTCCgacaaaaaattgtaacaattGGCTTtgcagttttcaagaagaagttaaacatgtaaaattgttaacttgTTAACACAAAAAGGACGACGAACAACGATAGACAAAAACCGATTCGAATAGATCACTTTAGTTACTTAGCTGACCTAATTATTAAACGTTAATTGGCTATCAATGAAGACGGTTTGCGTAATATTTGAGCATTGAGTGAAAATTAGAGAATGTTTACcaatatttattaattgattattGAAAAGTAAACTTAGGtaattagttttcttttttagctccaaacatgaatatttttaacatacTTACATTTATAAAGTATTATAACAGCCACAACGACTGTAATTGTTACAAGTGTCACCATGGTCAAAGCGACGATTAGTCCAATGTTGTGTTTGTCAGTGTCTGTGGCTTTTGTTGTGAAAGGTGTCGTAGgactgagataaaaaaaaaagataccttgtattaatatttaaaaaaaatacaggctTTTCATTTTGGAAAATGACTATTCATTTTAACACTATATTAACACTCCTTGTAGTGATTGATATTAACTCTAAGCCGTGTAATATTGATATCTATTACAAATCATTTAATAGTTGTTTTttaagaaagagagaaaatggaaatataaaatccatgatataaaacattttaaagaaaattctgTCATTTAGAACATTAGAATATTCTCAATTAGATTTACATTATTGTATATAGGTGGAAACTTAAAAGCATTATGAGATCTTCTTACCTTTCTTTATCAATACTATATCTACAGGCATATTCTACCaaagtgtaaaataaaaaataattatataaaaatgtgaGGTATAAAACGCACATTAACATGACACAAGGactcattagaaaaaaaaagcataGGATGTGCGATTACACCTCTGTATTTGATTTGCAATAGGGATACTGATATactttttcgtttttttttcaatgattgtTATTTATGATTTCATATACAAATTGGATAGATTCCAAGGCAGGTTGCCTGTGCATGAATCAAATTGTTGCTTGGTCTATTTATTCAAACCACTTTATATATTGATAAGAgataagtttatatttattatttattgatggccatttgttaaaatatactatttacattttgattaCATCAAGAGATCGATTAAATACAATACATGAATATTGGtcggaaaaataaaacatatgtgTATAAGGACTtaacattattattaattttaacttccttatttgtttatgtaaagtaaatatttcaaaaaaggtCAATTTACCTATTACATTTGTACCATATGTGATAAAGGATTTTGAAACACTATATGgtacaaaatttaaagtttctttACTGCTCATAATCCCTAATGCACCGACTGAACTAACAAGAACATTGTTAGTCTGAATTTCAAAGTCgagtttaatattttaaatgaaacttttaaaaaatatatttgcctTTATTTCTTGCAATTtatctaaacaatttttaaaaaaaattaaatttaattgttgTGAGAGATGTTTTCTTAACATGTGTATGTGTGCTGAAATGTACTATTAAGAAAAGAAGTGGTAAATTGAAATGTTTATCATAACTACATGTGCATACCAACATCAATGTCGTTGGATCGGTAGCTGTATGGCGGGCATCTGGTTTGCAAACAAGACGTGGTATCCAGTTTTTTCGCACCAACGTCAAAAACAGGACATCTGtctataaatgaaaacaaatttcttgaATAAAAAGGAACCATGGCAATCTTAATATAAAGGAAACAAATAGTTTAGCAGATGCATGTTCAGATTTttaatatactagtacatgtactatgtatacatgtattatatgaaTTGTTAAAGAATAGAACCTCTATGCACATTACAAATATGATAAAAAGTCAATCATGTCccgatttctttttatttaaacagaataaaataccgatgatttttaaaacactagAATTGTGATTCTATTTAAGGATCACCAAACACAATAAAGCAATAAAAAGAGATGTTGAAAACGACATgatacataataaaatattgaatattttttttaaatacaagtaaGATCGCGTTTAAAGCCGTTCATGCTTAAATATTCGTCAATAATGAAATGCggtaaaaatgtatgtttttgtttcaaGAGGGAAATGACACAATTATAGCATGAAATCCTCCTacatacaaaatacatgtacagtgagTGACAGAAcaagaaaaaagtatttttgtttttactttaacCTTTAACGCTAGTAAAATCGTTGTAGTTAAAACAATACACCTTATATACCTTTAAAGAAACAATAACCATATTGAAATCAAACGATAGTTAACAAAATAATCAGTTCAAAATAAAGTGTAACTTTATCTACGTCGATCAATAAACTTTCGAACAATAACAAACCCTTCTCCACCCATACTGGTTTGCTACAGACCCATCCAATTCTCCCATACTCGTCTGTCAAACAATGAAATTCGACTGGATTAGGACATCGGTCCCTCGCCACAGATGTCCAGTTGTGGTATGGACAACTCTCATCTGTAACATTGAACATGTCCGAGTTTTTTGTACTTTCGGTTTGCTTTGGTTTTTCCAACCACGTcaaaacttcaaaaaaaaaaattgagcaaaaaatatcaacaatggTGCATTCCTAATACTTGCGCATGCCCAATTAAAAAACTATGGTCTCGATTGCAGTTTTATTCGGTTCTTTAAAATCCGTCTGCATGTTTTACTAAGTACATAATGTTACACTCTCTAATTTCACTGCGTTACACATTGCCTTATAGACAATATGCATTCGTAtgcgtatatatatatatatatatatatatatatatatatatatatatatatatatatatatatatatatatatatacatgtatatataaagtaaaataagaaaaaacgaaaaacgttcaatatagcttaagcgctttcattttaaaatcttcagaagctacatatagcttctgaagattttaaaatgaaagcgcttaagctatattgaacgtttcTGGGGTTttcttattttactttttatctaTAACTCGCCGACCACCGTGGATTTTATTGTGTATACTTGAAGGACTAAAATTAGTTTTGGAGAATAACCACTTTcactttttacaaacaaaaggtACCGCTATAGGGACTAAAGTTGCGCCCACATATGCTACGTTAGTAATGGGGTATTTAGAgaatacactttttaaaaaaacatcagaAGTGTTTGAAGCCGAACTTAGTACCTATATAGGATCCAATTGGAAACGCTATCTTGAcgactgtttttttttctggacTAAAGGGGAAGACGACTTAGAGAAATTTCATTCTTTACTAAATactttaaatgaatcaatacaaTTTACGATGGAAAAGAGTGGCAAGGAACTTCCATTTTTAGATCTACGTATTATAAAAAATGGGTCATGTATAACAGCGGATTTATACTGTAAGCCCACGGACACACACCAATATCTGGATTTTAGATCATGCCACCATTCCCACAAAAAACGCAATATTCCGTTTAACTTAGCACGGAGAATTTGTACAATTATCACAGACAAAACCTTACGATCTAAACGtcttaaagaattaaaattatttctgcAACGACAGAGATATCCGAAAAATATAATCAACGCTGGAGTAAAAAGAGCGACACAAATTCCATTACATGTTCTACGTAATCCTCGCCGGTCTTCTAATACTCGCAACAACGACGGGAAACGTGCTTTTGTTGTGACCCACAATCCAAAGAACAGAAATATTCTAACACACGCAAAATGACTTTACCCTATTTTAGAACAGTCagaaaatatgaagaaattattACAATCCGAGGACATAATCAGTAGCCGACGACAAGCACCGAATCTTAAACACATATTGACCAAGGCCCGATTAACAATGCGGGAGGAAATTCCATCCGTGAAAAAATGCGGCGACCCGAGATGTGGTACATGTGCCTACATAGAAGAAGGAAATACAATTCTACTAAAATCTGGgatggaaatatatatatatatatatatatatatatatatatatatatatatatatatatatatatatatatatatatatataagaagaatatatatagaagaaaaataaaaatgagcacactccacatgaagaaaagtgacccctgtagaataatgacccccttgtagattaaagtttttcaatatatttttgttattatttgtcaaatagtctttacactattgtaattttaaCTGCTGccgtttacagaaagtaacataaattataatctatattcaaataaacttaaagtgaaagaaggggtatatctaagaaaataaaaatacttccgttataacaagcaTTGACGTATTGCATTGGGGTATGGGGGCATgttcacgattttagtcaaaaattatttttccgatttaatgttcacaatgcttcagtaaggcattttcaataggcaactcaaatttgagtgtcattcgttgagttataagcaagttgcaattctttgctatgtaaacaaagcctttgtttacatttcgaatgttgaagtgaaaattccaattttaaacctaatgaatgtgttaaacgtaagaaactgtttatttatgcttaaaatgaataagaagatagacaaatcaacttgaaaaagatttttactggtattttgaacctatgtaaacaacaacaggacacgagccttgtttat
This genomic window from Crassostrea angulata isolate pt1a10 chromosome 8, ASM2561291v2, whole genome shotgun sequence contains:
- the LOC128161272 gene encoding uncharacterized protein LOC128161272 encodes the protein MFNVTDESCPYHNWTSVARDRCPNPVEFHCLTDEYGRIGWVCSKPVWVEKDRCPVFDVGAKKLDTTSCLQTRCPPYSYRSNDIDVEYACRYSIDKESPTTPFTTKATDTDKHNIGLIVALTMVTLVTITVVVAVIILYKCRRQPNRNVGTRNEESIDLIQGPPIETTNRAQRQKNVFDKAKDFLTKECMVVITGVQGSGKTFLAKSLVNDLHMDGNIKERSVICSLSQLYFGASDKIDIYIIDDIFYELQLYEKFKETLDALNEFLDRVKKNPVIITIPSYTWMCNQDEFDHKFYKVHVDLDKREESEKFTMLNTLKTRYDVSCEQMEKLIELQNEILVTSHACIGFPAFVSWMYKQPSIEKMKKCLSHPLKLISEEISSIKKAETVEERGKFLVLSYICLRDGRINVKNVDKELLDSLKECYAPEFEDEDLSKYCESMVGYYLLTDEHGWFEFDLNIMKKIVFVSLVNDCAAFVKKHCKNDYFKYVINKKDLCPRNIEEWYTECFTKV